In one window of Porites lutea chromosome 8, jaPorLute2.1, whole genome shotgun sequence DNA:
- the LOC140946801 gene encoding nucleolar transcription factor 1-like: MADDTRESVNGIIQKKSNVWAHDEDIKLLEKVEEHLGNVSEEKNLYIKDIVWSEVRLDGRDETEVHKRWNTLTSKIRKMRTANEVLEDAKKKVADQKKTRKRKRDDRDPSLPKMPLTAYLLFCEQKRPRLAQKYGNKEVMGKLAKKWSKLSDEKKEKYKEMYRESRQKYEHDIVQYYVDHYPNETPPKNAFDLWSLDKAAEIKKSRPDISEKKLKKKLKRYWEQLEDKEQWEKKAKKEVDKFIKAMKRKG; this comes from the coding sequence atggcggacgacaCTAGGGAAAGCGTGAATGGAATAATTCAGAAGAAATCTAACGTTTGGGCGCATGATGAAGATAttaaactcttggaaaaagtaGAGGAGCACTTGGGGAACGTTTCGGAAGAGAAAAACTTATATATCAAGGACATCGTGTGGAGTGAAGTGAGGTTGGATGGACGCGATGAAACCGAGGTTCACAAACGCTGGAACACTTTAACGTCCAAAATTCGAAAGATGAGAACCGCTAATGAGGTCTTAGAGGACGCGAAGAAGAAAGTGGCCGATCAAAAAAAGaccagaaaaaggaaaagagacgACAGAGATCCGTCACTTCCGAAGATGCCATTAACCGCTTATCTCCTGTTCTGCGAACAAAAGCGACCACGCTTGGCTCAAAAGTACGGCAACAAGGAGGTGATGGGAAAACTGGCGAAAAAATGGAGCAAACTCTCTgatgagaaaaaagaaaaatacaaggAAATGTACCGGGAAAGTCGTCAGAAGTACGAGCATGATATCGTTCAGTATTATGTCGACCATTATCCTAACGAGACACcgccaaaaaatgcttttgatctCTGGTCTTTAGACAAGGCAGCCGAGATTAAAAAATCACGTCCGGACATTTCagagaaaaaactgaagaaaaagctTAAGAGGTATTGGGAACAGCTAGAAGATAAGGAGCAGTGGGAGAAAAAGGCTAAGAAAGAAGTGGACAAATTCATAAAAGCAATGAAAAGGAAAGGTTGA